A segment of the Nitrospina gracilis 3/211 genome:
CCGGCGAGCCGAACGCGGATCTGCTGGAAGAGACGATGAACAGCCTGGTGAAGGAACTTCGCGAGAAAGGATTTTTGCAGGGCAACGCGGCGGACTTGATCCAACCGCTCAAACCTGAAACGAAAAGCGAGCTCAGCTTTCCCGGCAAGATCGCCTACAGCGAAAGCGACAAACTGTTCGCCGTGGCCGACGCCAATCACAACCAGGTGGTGATAGCGGACAGGGAAGGAACGATCCGGCATCGCATTGGAAGCGGAGCTGTGGGCAAGGCCGACGGCGGGTTTGAAGAGGCGTCGTTTTACCGGCCGCAGGGATTGTGTTTTCAGGACGACGTGGTGTGGGTGGCGGATACGGAGAATCATCTGCTCCGCAAAATCGACTTGAATTCAAAACAGGTGACCACGGTTGCGGGTACGGGCGATCAGGGTGGGTTTCTGCGCGACACGCATCCGGCGAAAGAGACGGCGCTGAGTTCGCCGTGGGATGTGTCCCTGCACGAAGGCGCATTGTATTTTGCCAACGCCGGCACGCACCAGATTGGGCGCTACCACATTGCCGCGGACACCGTCGAGCAGTTTGCGGGAACGGGAGCGGAAGCGCTTCAGGACGGGCCGCGCCTGCAGGCGCCGTTCGCCCAGCCCAGCGGGTTGACGGTGGGCGACGGCAAACTGTTTCTCGCCGACAGCGAAACCAGCGCCATCCGTTCCATCGAACTCGGAGGGCAGGGCAAGGTGGAGACGTATGTCGGTACGGGCTTGTTCGACTTCGGCGACCGCGACGGGGTTGGAAAGGAAGCCGTGCTTCAGCATCCCCTGGGGGTGCATTACGTCGAGGGCGCGGTGTTCATCGCGGACTCGTACAATCATAAGATTCGGGTGCTGGACCTCGCCACGCACGAGGTGCACACGGTGGAGGCGTCGGTGGACATTGTGTGCGACGACAAGCGGTGCACGCGGTTGTGGGAACCCGCGGGGGTGCTGTGCCTCGACAAGGTGCTGTACGTTTCCGACACCAACAACCACCGTATTTTGAAAATCGACCTCGATACCGAAAAGACCGAAATTTTTATCGGCTGATGTCCGCCTCGCAGAAACCGATGCAGGGCCGGATGTATGCTATGATGACCTCCAATTTATAACCTTCGCTTACCGAATCCATGTCCGATCTCTTTAACTGGTTCGACAATTTTCTTGCTCAACTGCCGCCGTTATTGCAGTTGATTGCCGGCCTCCTGGGCGGCATTGCCGTGTTCAAGCTGCTCAGCTGGTTCTTCGCCCTGCTCAGGGGCGAAAACAAAACGGAATAAAAGAAAACCAGTTCCAAAATAATCTGAAAAAAAGAAAAGGGCCGGCGCCCCCGCATGGAGCCGGCCCTTCCCATTTTAGGCAAGTTACTTGGAGGAGTCTTGCCAAATACACCGCCAGGTGGCAGTGTTAAGTTGGTTGCCGTTGAACGGCACTACCTTCTTGCTGTCATTATAAAGAGCAAATTGCATTCCAAAATCACGTTTTTCCTCCCCGCCTGCGGCATTTCTTTTCGAGCAATTTAATAACGGCTTGATTTGATTTAATCTGCCGGGCAAGAAGGTTTTGGGTCGATCTTAAGAATATTTGTTGAAGTCGAGATTCCTCTCAAAGCGATGGGTTTTCTGCCCAGATTTGAAATGAAAAATGACAAAAATGGTCAGTACGTTTGTCAAAAAATGACACGTGTTTCCTGATACAGGTTGGATGAAGTCAGTGGCTTCCCGCTAAAAAAGGCCAGCCATCCGGGGGGGCCGGCGAATGCCCGAATCCGCTGGTTCCGAATGGCTGGTCGTTGCGTAGATTAAGATCAAGATGAACGGTGGAATTCAGTTATTGCGGAATTGGGTGAGTTGCGCCCATGAAGCGAAGTTTTGCCCGATTTTCAAATGCCGCAAGTGCGCCTGCTGGGGTTCCCATTCACAATACTCGTGTTCCTGGGGGAACAGCTGGTCTGCCTGGCTTTCAGAATACATGTGATCCAGGTTGAATGCCTCGTTCGAATTCACAACCTTTTCGTCCCATTCCGTTGCCGCGGGGGGAGGCACCGGGTTTTCCTGCGCGCCGGGCTGGACGAATTTTTTGTAAAAAATCGTGCCCGTTATAAAAGACATGAGGGCGAGAAGGCCTCCGGGATACAGGTTCAAACCTTCACCCATCTCACCGGATTTGGAATGCACGCAAAACGCCAGCACGTTTTCCATGGAAATGGCGACAATGATCAAGCTGAGCAGGGGGATGAATATCGGGCGGCTGAGTTTCATCTTGCAATCCTTTCTGAATGACCGATTCATGTTCTGCCTCCTATAGAGCAATCCCCGTTCCAAAACTTAAGACAGTCGATATATTTTTTGCCAGCTTGTTGACCGAAATCCTAAAAAGCCTTGAATCAGGCTGATTTAATCTCAGGTTAAAAAGCGGAGAAGGGATATTCATTTTTGATCTGGTAGTTTCGTCTGTACCGATGTCTGGGCTTTGGGGACAAATTTCGTCACAAAAATACGGAATCTGGGCTCGTAGACAAAAATTGTCAAAAGGGGGGACGGGTTACAGGTTGAAAGCGGTGAGGTCCCGGGCCAATACGATTTCGCCGTCGAATTCCTTCCGACATTGTCCCAGAACAGTGGCATCGTCGCAGGGGGGGTAGAAGTGGGTGAGGCACAGGGTTCGGCATCTGGCTTCCCGCGCCATGCGTCCGCAAATGGAGGGCGTTGAATGCTTTTCCACTTTCATCTCATCCGGCGTCGAGCATTCGATGATCATCAGGTCCGCGTCCTTTCCCAGCACCGCGAGGTTGGGATGGTATTCGGTGTCGCCGGAGATGGCCACGTTCTTCCCCTCGGTATTTTCAAAGCGGTAGCCCCGGCTCATCTCGATGTGCTGAACCCGCGCGGTGGTGACGCGCAAACCATCGTAAACCCGGGTTTCCTCATCCTGTTCGAGAATGTTCACCTGGTAGGTCTTCGGCACCAGCCAGTTGTTGAACGCGCTCATCAAATTGTCGAAGTAGGCACGGAATCCCGGTGCGGCGACGATGGGCAGGTCTTTCGTCCGCGGGTCGCCGGGGTACTGACTGCCAAACAGCAGGTAGACCAAGTCGCACATGTGGTCGGGGTGATGGTGGGTGAAGAAAATGCCGTCGATGTCGTGGTAAGTGATGCCGAGGCGAAGCAGCTGATGCACCGTGCCGTAACCGCAATCGACGAGGTACCGCTTGCCGTCATTTTCCAGCAGGACGCCTGCCGAGTTTCGCTTCAGATCGGGAACGGCGGTGCCGGAACCGAGGATGGTGACCTTCATGAAAGCCCCTGAAATCATTATAATAAAAAGGGTTTGGTTTGCCGTATCCCGGTAAGTATAATAAAGGAACGTTGCCGTTCAAATGAATTTCACACTCACTCAAGGTGGTTTCATGCGTTCAGGTTTCTTGCTCACGCTCCTGCTGATACTGTGGACAGGTTTGATGGGGTCTGTTGCTACGGCAGCGGATGCCCCGCGATTCCAGAAAAACGGAAACGGAACGGTGCTGGATAAGCAGACGGGTCTGATGTGGCAGGCGAAGGATTCCTACCACGAATTGAAAGAGGGCATGAACTGGTACGATGCCCTGGAATACGTCAATAAGAAAAACGCCGATAAATTCGCCGGGTACAACGACTGGCGTCTGCCCACAATGGATGAACTCAACGCATTGTGGGATGCACGGCGGCCTTTGAGCAGCAAGGACGGAGAACCCATCGGGCTTCCGGAGGCGTTTGAAGGTGGGGGCAGTTATTATTTGTGGAGCCGGGACGAACGCAATCTGGATCATGCCTGGTACTTCGGGCTGGGACAGAATGAGGACTATTTCAACCTCAAGGACCTGGGCGACCTGGACCAGGGGGTGCGGATGGTCCGCGAGCACAAACCATGACCGGCAATGCAACGGGGGAGACCAACCCACTCATTTAGGGGACCTCAGGCAATGAAAACTTTTTTCAAGGGTGGAACGGGGTTGTGGAACACGCTTGCGGCATTGGGCGTCCTCGCCGCATTTCTCGTTTTCGTCACCCCTGCGGGCGTGTTCTCACATGGCGAACAGAAACACGAACACGATCTGGAAAACCTGCCGGACAAACCGGAGGGAATGATCCAGTTTGAAGGTGAAGGCAAGGACACCCCCACGCCTGGATCGGAATACATGGAACCGGCCTCCAAGGGCGACATGAAGATGGATCACGGCGGCCACGACATGGGTATGGATCATGGCGGCCATGATATGGGACACGATATGGGCCACGGCGGTCATGACATGGGTCACGACATGCATGGTGGCGGACAAAAGGACCCGTTCCTCACCCGCGGTGAGCATGACCTGTCCAACATCCAGCAACCGCAGACGAAAAGCCAGGCTCTGCTGGCGCGGGGTCGCAACATCTACCTGCATATGTGTGTGTTCTGCCACGGCAAGGATGGAAACGGCGGCGGCGAAGCGGTGGATTACCTTTATCCCTGGCCGCGCGATTTCCGCAAAGGCATCTTCAAATTCCGCTCGACGCCCACCGGCACCCTGCCGCGCGATGAAGGCCTGTACCGCACCATCATCAAGGGCGTGCCCAACACCTCCATGCCCGCCTGGGAAGCGGCGTTGTCTCCACAGGACACCTGGGCCCTGGTCAACATGATCAAGAGTTTTNNNNNNNNNNNNNNNNNNNNNNNNNNNNNNNNNNNNNNNNNNNNNNNNNNNNNNNNNNNNNNNNNNNNNNNNNNNNNNNNNNNNNNNNNNNNNNNNNNNNCGACCGCTTTCGCAAGGAACCCCCCGGACCGCAGATCGACATCCCCAAACCGCCGGAACCGACGGCCGGGATGATCGCACGCGGCAAGGAATTGTTCGACGAACACAAGTGCGACGACTGCCACGGCATGTCTCTCAAGGGTGACGGCAAGCTGGCGGGTTCGCTGAAAGACGCATGGAAGCACGCCGTGTTTGTGCACGACATCTCCAATCCCAATTACCTGAAGTCGGGACGCCGACCGGAGGACCTGTTCCGAACCCTGTCCACCGGTCTGGATGGCACGCCGATGAACTCCTACGCGCACCTGCCGGAGGAAGACCGCTGGGCGCTGGTGCATTTCATCCGCTCGAAATTCACCAAGGAGTTTGAGAAGGGCGAGTTCGAAACCGATGTGTATTCGTTCTATGTGCCATACGAGCTGGACACCGATCCGGAAAGCCCGGTCTGGGAACAGGCTAAAACCACGAACATTGTCCTGCGGCCCCTGTCCGCGCGGCGTGATGCGGTCGAGGTGATCCGCTTCCAGTCGGTGAACAACGGCAAACAATTGGCCATCCGCCTTCGGTGGAAGGACACCACCAAGGACGGTTTCGTCGAGAACCGGGGCGATGTGTTCCGCGATGGCGGCGCCGTGCAGTTGGCGCTGGGGGATGTGACCCTCCACACGCACGGTCACAACGAACCGTTTTTTGGCATGGGCAACCGTGGCAAACCGGTCAATATCTGGCACTGGAAAGCCGGGCTCGAAGAGACGCTGGAAGCGACGGAGGATTCCGAGTACTCCACCGGTGGCGTGGACATGGATGCTCTCATCTTCGGGGGCACCATGACCAATCCCGTCGTCAAACTGGGAACCACCCAGCAGAACACGGTGGAAGAGCTGAACGGCGAAGGCTTCGGCACCCTCACACCGCAACCCAAGGACCAGCAGAATGTACTGGGTTACGGCGTCTGGGAGGATGGCGAATGGAGCGTGGTGTTCCTGCGCGACATGGAAACCGCCGGGAAGTGGGATGCCAACCTCAATAAAGAAGAGCCGATCCTCGTCGCCTTTGCGGTTTGGGACGGCAAAAAGGAAGACCGCAACGGGCGCAAGGTGGTCAGCGTGTGGCAGAGGTTGAACGTCCTCAAGGAAAACGCCACCCAGCAGGGGGGTTGATTGCGCTCCGTGCCGCGCAAAATGGCGGCGTGGATCGCAGGCGGGCTGTTGTGGGGATGCGCCTCATTCTCTTTCGCACAACCCCCGGTCGGTGTGGGCGAGTTGGGTTTTCTCATTGATTCGCACCTGCCCAAACCCGATCCCGCCGGCCGCGTCGATCAGTTGAAACCGTTCCAGATGCAACTGCCGCTGGGCGAGTCCGGTGCGCCCACCACCTTCCTCATTCCCGGATTTGAAAACTACGAATGCGGGCGTTGTCACCAGCCCGCCGAACTGGTGGAGAAGGCACACTCCCGGATGCAGTGGGCGCTGGCACGACTGAAGGAAATGATGCCGGAAGTTCGCGAGATCCCGGTAAAGCAGTACATCATCCAGCCCTACGAAGACACTCTCCTCAAAGAAGGTCAACTGGCCCACGCCACGTTCGACACCATCCGCATTTTTCCCGCGTCGATCCTGATCGACGAAAAAGCATACGGCCGCGCCACGCACGTTCACGAAGCCCTGCACCTGTCGCAACCGTTTCTCGGACACGTCAACGAACTGGAAGCGTATGGTTTGAACGCGCGTACCGATCCGCGGTTTATGCTCCTCAACTACCCGTACTTCGAGGAAGTCATGCGCGCGTTTTTCGTGCCGGAACTGGACGATATTTTAAACGCCTACTTTCAGCGCGCCATCAAAGAAAAACTGCGCGTCCCGCGCGAGGTGCAGTGGTTTCTGGGCGAGTTCGATGAAGGCGCGCTTGAGAGTTTGCGCGCCGGAGTGAAAGACATGACACCGGTGTTGAAGGAGGCGAGCCGTCTTTACCGCGCGCATCCGCTGGAGGCAGCGTACTGGAGCGAGCGCACCGGCATCCGCTCGCTGGTACTGGATATTGCCGCGGCGAGTACGCTGGAAATGCCGCAGGCGGCGGTGGACGGTGAAAAATTCCAGCAGGCAATGAGCCTGTTCGATCTGCAATTCGAAAAAGACGACAACACCCGGCTCGGTTACATCATCGACCGCAAAAAAGAATCGCAAATGCATCTCAAGCACGGCATGAACATCAAGGATGCGCGCGACCGGTCGGTGCTTTATTTTCATTACCTCAAGCAGCGGTTTGTGGAAGGAGACGGTAATGTCGATTTGGCCGTGCCGGAACGGGCAGATACCGATTTTCAAAATTTTGTGAAGGCAAAGCTGAAAGGCATCGAAGACCTGCTGGCTCAGCCGGGGATGACGGAGGTGGAGCGGCAGGCGGGGAATGAATGGATGAAGAACATCCGGAAAAATAAAAACTCCCGATGACAGAGTCACCGGGAGTTTTTTGAATTTTTTCTGGCGCCGGCCGGAACCGGAGCCCTGAATTAAAGGCGTTCGCTCGGCGTGACCAGAGCCGGACCCTTCACGTGGTCCGACAGGGTCTCCTGCTGAACCTTGTCCTGCAGTTTGATCAGCGCGTCGATCACCATCTCCGGCCGCGGCGGACATCCGGGAATGTACACATCCACCGGGATGAGGGTGTCGATGCCCATCACCGTGGCGTAGTTGTCGTAGAACCCGCCGGATACCGTGCACACGCCGTAGGCGACCACCCATTTCGGCTCCGCCATCTGGTTGTACACCTTGACCAGAATGGGCGCCTGCTTGTGGCTGATGGTGCCGACCACCATCAACAGGTCCGCCTGACGCGGCGAAAAGCGCGGGAAAGCGGCGCCGAAGCGGTCCAAATCGTAACGGGGACCGGCCACGGACATGAACTCCATGCCACAACACGCTGTAATGAAAGGATATATGAAGAAAGAGTATTTGCGTGCCCAGTTCACGGCCTGGGTCATCTGGGTCACGATGACGTTATTGCCGAGGCTGAACTCAAGTTCAGACTGACTTAAATTAGCCATTACAAAAAGACTCCTAAAATCGATGCATTCAGGTTAGAATATTGGGCACAATATAGCAGAGAATGGCCCGGAACACCAATAAAACAGCCCCTTTTCAGGGAATTTTTGGGGCCGTTCTAGACGGTTTCGGGCGCATCCCGATTCTGCGGTTTTGTGGCCCTATCTGCTTCATTTTGTGGACTCAACAAGTGCACGGCTGGTGGCCGCCGCGCTTCGAAATCATAGATGGAATCTCAGGAGGTCAATTTCCCATGGACATGTCGTTGAACAAGGAAGCCCGGGGTCAGAACCGGGGCTTCGAGGAATCGGTGGAGATCATCAAGGCGGACCTCAGCAAGGACGGCAAGACGCTGGACATCACGGCGGTCTATCTGAAGGAGTTCGGCGCCAAGGACCTGGCCAACATGGATTTTCTGGAAGGCTTGACCACGCTGGAGATGGGCACGAACCTGATCGGTCCGAAGGGTATGAAGTCCATCGCGCGGTCGCCGTACCTGAAAAACCTGACGTCCCTCAACCTGTTTTACAACAAGATCGGCAACGAAGGCGTGAAGTACCTGGCCACCTCCGACAATCTGGTGAGCCTGAAAAGCCTCACGCTTTCCGATAATGACATCACCGACGAGGGTGCCAAGTACCTGGCAAAATTCCTGCCGCTGTTCACCAATTTACTGCGGCTGGACATGCGCCTGAACAAGATCAAGGAAGAGGGGAAGAACGCCCTGCGTGAGATTCAGCCGAAGACCACCATCAAGCAGTTGCTCCTCGACAAGGAGGAAGGCTTCCAGGTCAAAACCAGCGGCCACCTTTAAGAATCGAACCTCAGGCCGCGTGCAGAGGCACGCCATCCGGATCGAACAGCGTCCTGCCGTCTTCCAGGCGGATGCCCGCCAGCGGCAGGGTCGTCTTCAACTGAAGGCCGTTGTACACCACGTTCCACAACCCGCTTCCCAGCTCGCCCACGTTTTCCACCAGCTGGTGCAACTCGTCGTTGCGGATCACGGCGAACAGGTCCAGACCCGTCACCGCCCAGCGGATGTTCACCTCCAGGCACCGGCGGTAAAACCCCAACTCCCATTGCACGTCTTTCAAGTGATGCCGTAACGGATGTGCCTTGCGCGCTTCCGGGAACAATGCCTCGAACTGCTTTTCGATGCCGCGGGCCTGGATGCCGGTGAACAGAAACCCCACCCCCGCCAGTGAAGGCGGCGCAGGCTCAGGATGTAATCGTTGACGCGGTCCACGAGGTCGCCGGAGATGGCGGGACCCAGCAACAGCGTGGCGTGCTCGGTCGTTTTCAACTGGTTGATGCCGGACAGGTCGCGGAACAATTCGCGCAGGAAGGTGTTGAGGTTGGCGACGGTGACCGGGTCTCCGGGCTGGCGGATTTCTTTCAATGAATGACGCTCGACGTCGAGGTTGCGGTCGGTGGTCTCGTAGAAATTGATTTCCGGCAGGTCGAGCAGTTTTTGGAATGTGTCGGGAGACAGCGCCACATCGATCCCGGCATGGTCTATCAGCCAGCCGCGCAGGCGGCGCATCTTCTGAACCTCTCGCAGGGTTTCGATGAGGAGTTCGATCGGTTCTCCCGACGCCTCGAAGGGAGCGAGGTCGGTGTCCTTGCCGAGGATTTTTCCGAGTACGCGTTTGGGATCTTTCATGACACGCAGGGCCGCCCGTCTGTGAAGTCGGGCATTGTGTGAACGGGCTGGAGGATCATCTTTCGCCGAATGGGCATTGCCCTGCTGGCTCCGGGCTCCGCCCGGTCAGAGGTCGTCGAAACCGCGGACGACCACGCGCAGGTCCGGGTGGACGCTCCGTTGCAGGATGTTCTGCATCGCCGACAGCGTGCTCGACTGGGACTTGGAACAGCTTCCGCACGCGCCCTGGTACTGGATGAAGACCACGTCGCCCTCGACGTCTTTCACCAGGATGCCGCCGCCGTCCTGCGCCAGCGCCGGGCGCACGCCTTCGTCCATGAACGCGTCGATGATCTCGCGTTTCGTTTCGTCGTCGTAGTCCATGAACTTCTCCAGATCCACGTCGTCGAGGATGGATTTCTCCGCCTCGCCATTTCCCCCGTCCTCGTAAGGCACCAGGTGCTCCTCGATGGTCTGGATGAAGGGATCGAACATATCCTCCCACTCATCCGGGCTGAGGAGGGTGATGGAGACGAAACGGTCCTTAATGTATAAAAAATCCACGATGCCGAAATCGAATATTTCCTTGGCGAAGGGATCGGACTCCGCTTCCTCCGCGTTGTTGAAGGCGCGGGAGCCGTCCTTGATGATCACGCTGTCCACCACGAATTTGAACGCCGAGGAATTCGGCGTCGGTTCGGTGGCGATGACATTGAATTTCTTGGTTTGTGCCATGTCGGGTCGATCTATATGTAAAGTGAATGGAAGTTGAGTGTCAGGGAACGCGCCGGGCGGTTCCAGATACCCGCCAACCTTATCATACCTGCAGTCCGTAACCCTTTAAAAATCGGGGGAACCGGGTGAAAAGGAGGGCCGGGCCGGGCGGTCCTGTTCTTCTTTAGATGCAGGAAGGGAAGGGGCGATTCGGAGGGGCAGCCGAATGTTTGATTTTTGGACAAAA
Coding sequences within it:
- a CDS encoding Lcl C-terminal domain-containing protein, coding for MRSGFLLTLLLILWTGLMGSVATAADAPRFQKNGNGTVLDKQTGLMWQAKDSYHELKEGMNWYDALEYVNKKNADKFAGYNDWRLPTMDELNALWDARRPLSSKDGEPIGLPEAFEGGGSYYLWSRDERNLDHAWYFGLGQNEDYFNLKDLGDLDQGVRMVREHKP
- a CDS encoding NifU family protein; the encoded protein is MAQTKKFNVIATEPTPNSSAFKFVVDSVIIKDGSRAFNNAEEAESDPFAKEIFDFGIVDFLYIKDRFVSITLLSPDEWEDMFDPFIQTIEEHLVPYEDGGNGEAEKSILDDVDLEKFMDYDDETKREIIDAFMDEGVRPALAQDGGGILVKDVEGDVVFIQYQGACGSCSKSQSSTLSAMQNILQRSVHPDLRVVVRGFDDL
- a CDS encoding thioredoxin-like domain-containing protein, which codes for MNERLIHAPPLEAGDLPWFNAARPLDLPELKGKVVILDFWTFCCINCIHVIPTLKRIEEKFAEHVVVIGVHSPKFPGEKVTDNVERAIRRYEIVHPIVHDRDFKIWNRYAIRAWPTLVFIGPDGYILGQLPGEPNADLLEETMNSLVKELREKGFLQGNAADLIQPLKPETKSELSFPGKIAYSESDKLFAVADANHNQVVIADREGTIRHRIGSGAVGKADGGFEEASFYRPQGLCFQDDVVWVADTENHLLRKIDLNSKQVTTVAGTGDQGGFLRDTHPAKETALSSPWDVSLHEGALYFANAGTHQIGRYHIAADTVEQFAGTGAEALQDGPRLQAPFAQPSGLTVGDGKLFLADSETSAIRSIELGGQGKVETYVGTGLFDFGDRDGVGKEAVLQHPLGVHYVEGAVFIADSYNHKIRVLDLATHEVHTVEASVDIVCDDKRCTRLWEPAGVLCLDKVLYVSDTNNHRILKIDLDTEKTEIFIG
- a CDS encoding c-type cytochrome — encoded protein: MKTFFKGGTGLWNTLAALGVLAAFLVFVTPAGVFSHGEQKHEHDLENLPDKPEGMIQFEGEGKDTPTPGSEYMEPASKGDMKMDHGGHDMGMDHGGHDMGHDMGHGGHDMGHDMHGGGQKDPFLTRGEHDLSNIQQPQTKSQALLARGRNIYLHMCVFCHGKDGNGGGEAVDYLYPWPRDFRKGIFKFRSTPTGTLPRDEGLYRTIIKGVPNTSMPAWEAALSPQDTWALVNMIKSF
- the nuoB gene encoding NADH-quinone oxidoreductase subunit NuoB is translated as MANLSQSELEFSLGNNVIVTQMTQAVNWARKYSFFIYPFITACCGMEFMSVAGPRYDLDRFGAAFPRFSPRQADLLMVVGTISHKQAPILVKVYNQMAEPKWVVAYGVCTVSGGFYDNYATVMGIDTLIPVDVYIPGCPPRPEMVIDALIKLQDKVQQETLSDHVKGPALVTPSERL
- a CDS encoding ethylbenzene dehydrogenase-related protein, with product DRFRKEPPGPQIDIPKPPEPTAGMIARGKELFDEHKCDDCHGMSLKGDGKLAGSLKDAWKHAVFVHDISNPNYLKSGRRPEDLFRTLSTGLDGTPMNSYAHLPEEDRWALVHFIRSKFTKEFEKGEFETDVYSFYVPYELDTDPESPVWEQAKTTNIVLRPLSARRDAVEVIRFQSVNNGKQLAIRLRWKDTTKDGFVENRGDVFRDGGAVQLALGDVTLHTHGHNEPFFGMGNRGKPVNIWHWKAGLEETLEATEDSEYSTGGVDMDALIFGGTMTNPVVKLGTTQQNTVEELNGEGFGTLTPQPKDQQNVLGYGVWEDGEWSVVFLRDMETAGKWDANLNKEEPILVAFAVWDGKKEDRNGRKVVSVWQRLNVLKENATQQGG
- a CDS encoding MBL fold metallo-hydrolase — protein: MKVTILGSGTAVPDLKRNSAGVLLENDGKRYLVDCGYGTVHQLLRLGITYHDIDGIFFTHHHPDHMCDLVYLLFGSQYPGDPRTKDLPIVAAPGFRAYFDNLMSAFNNWLVPKTYQVNILEQDEETRVYDGLRVTTARVQHIEMSRGYRFENTEGKNVAISGDTEYHPNLAVLGKDADLMIIECSTPDEMKVEKHSTPSICGRMAREARCRTLCLTHFYPPCDDATVLGQCRKEFDGEIVLARDLTAFNL